A section of the Anabaena cylindrica PCC 7122 genome encodes:
- a CDS encoding CHAT domain-containing protein, with product MIKFRLITISALIALSSPYLIVYPSETVLSQAPTPTSEEAIIEAINLNNNGEGLVYKDLVGLGELNAGLEMFKQALTIFKKYKATAGEANSLVNIGYIYLRKGEYQKSLEFFQPALEIRKKNKDRENEWIPLSYMGEVYLNLGNYQKSLESYQSSLAILKELKAAKPKESSYSTSEAIILTDIGAVNFRLGQYQKALDFYQQSLVVQKTESDRIGSVQTLNNIGVVYVNLGNYAQALDAYQQAENTLQDCCSIYYGTQAAILNNFAGAYFSLGQYQKSLEFAEKSATIYKKLRTGEYKGTTKKEIELLYNALGDNPQALQQLTNRANVGDAFGKDSFQFQGESLNLNNIGQIYFGLGKYEQALSLYQQALNIYKENNYKSGIAVTLNNMGRIYQNQGKYDQAIELNQQALVNYREVGDRTGEGVTISNLGQIYQKQNQNEKALEFYQQALTIHREVSDKVSESATLKFTGDVLSAQKQPQLAIAFYKQSVNLTETIRQNLRVIPTNIQKSYTETVSERYRKLADLLLQQNRPAEAQEVLDLLKIQEVTDFLGNSQRSPQKTNNISNNNQRNPEKITTISPNKLPLKPQEQEITQKYSAIQDKAISLGKELTELRKIPQKSRTATQEKRIAELVKSEQTITAEFNKFIKSPSVVSLVQQLSISTGQENINLRQLNSIRDNLRQLNQKAVLLYPLVLDDRLELVIVSADSPPIHRTVPIKKAELNQLITQFRQELTNTRKDVKPTANKLYNYLIQPIENDLKQAEAKVIIYAPDDRLRYIPLAALYDGKNWLAQRYTVNNITAASLTKLDNKPQKNLQTLAAAFTKGKYTVSLGTERQAEFSGLEFAKVEVENLAKTIPGTKILLDNEFTPKITIPQMNDYKIVHLATHGLLVTGEPENSFIIFGDGEKATLRDIENWSLPNVDLVVLSACQTGLGEKLGNGQEILGLGYQIQLTGAKASMASLWSVSDGGTQALMNEFYTLLKVGNVTKAEALQKAQLALLNNTNKTEFKHPYYWAAFILIGNGL from the coding sequence ATGATAAAATTTCGTTTAATTACTATATCTGCTTTGATTGCTTTAAGTTCGCCTTATTTGATTGTTTATCCTTCAGAAACAGTTCTATCACAAGCACCAACACCAACATCCGAAGAAGCTATTATTGAGGCCATTAATCTCAATAATAATGGGGAAGGTTTAGTTTATAAAGACTTAGTAGGTTTGGGTGAATTAAACGCTGGCTTAGAAATGTTCAAGCAAGCGTTAACCATTTTCAAAAAATATAAAGCTACAGCAGGAGAAGCTAATAGTCTGGTTAATATTGGCTATATTTATCTGCGAAAAGGAGAATATCAAAAATCATTGGAATTTTTCCAACCAGCTTTAGAGATTCGCAAAAAAAACAAAGATAGAGAAAATGAATGGATACCCCTTTCTTACATGGGAGAAGTTTATCTCAATCTTGGTAATTACCAAAAATCGCTGGAGTCTTATCAATCTAGTTTAGCTATTCTCAAAGAACTCAAAGCCGCTAAACCAAAAGAATCCAGTTATTCTACCAGTGAAGCAATTATTCTGACTGATATTGGTGCAGTTAATTTTAGACTAGGACAGTATCAAAAAGCACTCGATTTCTATCAGCAAAGTTTAGTAGTTCAAAAAACAGAGAGCGATCGCATTGGTAGTGTGCAAACTTTGAATAATATAGGAGTAGTGTATGTTAATTTGGGCAACTATGCCCAGGCACTAGATGCTTATCAGCAAGCGGAAAATACTCTCCAAGACTGTTGTTCTATTTATTATGGGACACAAGCTGCAATCCTCAATAACTTTGCAGGTGCTTATTTTAGTTTAGGTCAATATCAAAAATCCTTAGAATTTGCCGAAAAATCTGCAACTATTTACAAAAAACTGCGGACTGGTGAGTACAAAGGTACAACTAAAAAGGAGATTGAGTTACTTTATAATGCTTTAGGTGATAATCCTCAGGCATTACAACAACTTACTAATCGTGCTAATGTTGGTGATGCATTTGGCAAAGATTCTTTTCAATTTCAAGGTGAATCACTGAATCTCAACAACATTGGACAAATTTACTTTGGTTTAGGTAAATATGAGCAAGCGTTAAGTTTATATCAACAGGCTTTAAATATATACAAAGAAAATAATTATAAATCAGGGATTGCTGTTACTCTCAATAATATGGGACGTATTTATCAAAATCAAGGTAAATATGACCAAGCAATTGAATTAAATCAACAGGCTTTAGTTAATTATAGAGAAGTTGGAGATAGAACTGGTGAAGGTGTAACAATTAGTAATTTAGGACAAATTTACCAGAAACAAAATCAGAATGAAAAGGCTTTAGAATTCTATCAGCAAGCTTTAACAATACATCGAGAAGTTAGTGATAAAGTTAGTGAATCTGCAACTTTAAAATTTACTGGAGATGTGTTATCTGCTCAAAAACAACCACAATTAGCGATCGCATTTTATAAACAATCGGTAAACCTCACAGAAACCATTCGTCAAAATTTACGCGTTATCCCCACAAATATTCAAAAATCCTATACAGAAACAGTTTCTGAGAGATACCGCAAACTCGCAGACTTATTACTTCAGCAAAATCGTCCAGCAGAAGCGCAGGAAGTTTTAGATTTATTGAAAATCCAAGAAGTAACTGATTTTCTTGGTAACAGTCAAAGAAGTCCTCAAAAAACTAATAATATATCTAATAATAACCAAAGAAATCCCGAAAAAATAACCACCATTTCCCCAAATAAATTACCCCTAAAACCCCAAGAACAAGAAATTACTCAAAAATATAGTGCTATTCAAGATAAAGCCATATCCTTGGGTAAAGAACTGACAGAACTGCGAAAAATTCCCCAAAAATCTCGCACAGCTACCCAAGAAAAACGCATTGCTGAATTAGTGAAATCAGAGCAAACAATTACAGCCGAATTTAATAAATTTATCAAAAGTCCATCTGTAGTTTCATTAGTACAGCAATTATCTATCAGCACAGGACAAGAAAATATCAACCTCCGTCAACTTAACTCAATTCGGGATAATTTAAGACAGTTAAATCAAAAAGCAGTATTACTTTATCCCTTAGTTTTAGATGATAGATTGGAACTAGTCATAGTTAGTGCAGATTCTCCACCTATTCATCGGACAGTACCAATTAAAAAAGCCGAATTAAATCAACTGATTACACAATTTAGACAAGAATTAACTAATACCCGAAAAGATGTAAAACCAACAGCTAATAAATTATATAATTATCTCATTCAACCCATCGAAAATGACCTCAAACAAGCTGAGGCAAAAGTTATTATTTATGCTCCCGATGATCGCTTAAGATATATTCCTTTAGCAGCATTGTATGATGGCAAAAATTGGTTAGCACAAAGATATACTGTTAATAATATCACGGCTGCAAGTTTGACAAAATTAGATAACAAACCTCAAAAAAATCTTCAAACATTAGCAGCAGCTTTTACAAAAGGAAAATATACAGTTAGCTTAGGAACTGAACGTCAAGCAGAATTTAGCGGTTTAGAATTTGCTAAAGTCGAAGTAGAAAACCTAGCTAAAACAATTCCGGGGACAAAAATATTATTAGATAATGAATTTACACCTAAAATTACAATTCCCCAAATGAATGATTATAAAATCGTTCATTTGGCTACACATGGACTACTTGTAACTGGTGAACCAGAAAATTCATTTATTATCTTTGGAGATGGAGAAAAAGCAACACTACGAGATATAGAAAATTGGTCTTTACCAAATGTAGACTTAGTAGTTTTAAGTGCTTGTCAAACAGGTTTAGGCGAAAAATTAGGAAATGGACAAGAAATTCTTGGTTT
- a CDS encoding ShlB/FhaC/HecB family hemolysin secretion/activation protein, with protein sequence MRKETKTGVKKAAKKQPGIVYFFHQLVILRSYQSISFQCALLILNIISIVAINGMKATASDGKVFNSDSYLDLDHSQSVIVQTPDALPPESAPPAEPERIYIRQIKVIGSTVFNENELNAVVQQFTDKELTQEDIRKAADAVTQLYLNKNYLNSRAVPVTQQPNTTDGIAVIQVIEGRLADIEITGTKRLNPAYIRNRIQLGAGIPLNAIKLEEQLRLLRIDPLFDNVEASLRPSGQVGQSLLLVRVQEAKSFEFGLSADNYSPPSVGSERLGIQLRERNLTGIGDELAGSYYRSVTGGADSFDFSYQIPVNAMNGKVQLRVAPSRSEITEPPFKDLGIRAEQDVYEINYRQPLVRTPREEFALSLGFTYQDGQTFLFDQLPTPFGIGPDENGVSRTSVIKFAQDYTRRDQQGAWSVRSQFNFGTGLFDATTNNSPTPDGHFFSWLGQLERVQRINDNNLLIVQADLQITPDSLLPSQQFVIGGGQSVRGYRQNARSGDNGFRVAIEDRITVKRDAAGLPIIQVIPFTNLGAVWNKSDNPNNLPNQTFLASAGLGLLWNQALGIEHLIMRLDYGIPFIDLDDRGNNAQDDGFYFSVRYQP encoded by the coding sequence ATGAGAAAAGAAACAAAAACTGGTGTGAAAAAAGCAGCTAAAAAACAGCCAGGCATTGTATATTTTTTTCATCAATTGGTCATTCTGCGGAGTTATCAAAGCATCTCATTTCAATGCGCTTTGCTAATTCTGAATATAATCTCGATTGTAGCCATTAATGGTATGAAGGCTACGGCTAGTGATGGTAAGGTTTTTAACTCAGATTCTTATTTGGATCTTGATCATTCCCAATCTGTAATAGTACAGACACCAGATGCTCTGCCTCCTGAATCAGCACCACCAGCAGAACCTGAGCGTATTTATATACGGCAAATTAAGGTTATCGGTAGCACGGTTTTCAATGAAAATGAATTGAATGCTGTTGTACAGCAGTTTACCGACAAAGAATTAACTCAAGAAGACATCAGAAAAGCAGCAGATGCTGTTACCCAACTTTACTTAAATAAAAATTATCTTAATTCTAGAGCAGTCCCAGTTACCCAACAACCCAATACAACAGATGGTATTGCGGTAATTCAGGTGATTGAAGGACGTTTAGCAGATATTGAAATTACAGGAACAAAGCGGTTAAATCCTGCTTACATTCGGAATCGAATTCAACTGGGTGCTGGTATTCCTTTGAATGCTATTAAATTAGAAGAACAATTAAGATTACTACGAATTGATCCACTATTTGATAATGTGGAAGCTAGTCTACGTCCATCCGGTCAAGTTGGTCAAAGTCTGCTGCTAGTCAGAGTTCAAGAGGCTAAATCTTTTGAGTTTGGTTTGAGTGCAGATAACTATTCACCTCCTAGTGTTGGTTCAGAAAGATTGGGGATTCAACTACGAGAGCGGAATTTAACTGGAATAGGAGATGAATTAGCTGGTTCTTATTATCGCTCGGTAACAGGTGGTGCTGATAGTTTTGATTTTAGTTATCAGATTCCTGTTAATGCCATGAATGGGAAAGTACAATTGAGAGTTGCCCCCAGCAGGAGTGAAATTACAGAACCACCATTTAAAGATTTAGGGATTAGAGCCGAACAAGATGTATATGAAATCAATTATCGTCAACCTTTAGTCAGAACTCCCAGAGAAGAGTTTGCTTTGTCTTTAGGATTTACCTATCAAGATGGTCAAACTTTTTTGTTTGATCAACTCCCCACACCTTTTGGTATAGGCCCTGATGAAAATGGGGTAAGTCGTACCAGTGTAATTAAATTTGCCCAAGATTATACAAGAAGAGATCAGCAAGGTGCTTGGTCAGTGCGATCGCAATTCAATTTTGGCACAGGCTTATTTGATGCTACAACAAACAATTCTCCCACGCCTGACGGTCACTTTTTCAGTTGGTTAGGTCAATTAGAAAGAGTGCAACGAATCAACGACAATAATTTATTAATTGTGCAAGCAGACTTACAAATTACACCAGATAGTTTGTTACCTTCTCAACAATTTGTGATTGGGGGTGGTCAATCTGTACGGGGATATCGACAAAATGCCCGTTCTGGAGATAATGGATTTCGGGTAGCAATTGAAGATAGAATCACAGTAAAACGTGACGCTGCGGGATTACCCATAATTCAGGTGATTCCCTTTACTAATTTAGGTGCAGTTTGGAATAAATCTGATAATCCTAATAATCTACCCAATCAAACCTTTTTAGCCAGTGCAGGTTTAGGATTATTGTGGAATCAAGCTTTGGGAATTGAACATTTAATCATGCGACTTGATTATGGTATACCCTTCATTGATTTAGATGACCGGGGTAATAATGCTCAAGATGATGGTTTTTATTTTAGTGTCCGTTATCAACCATAG